The Eleginops maclovinus isolate JMC-PN-2008 ecotype Puerto Natales chromosome 18, JC_Emac_rtc_rv5, whole genome shotgun sequence genome segment GAAACATTTCTAAACAAACAAACGCCATTCACTGAAGATGACTTAGTTCTGTGTTATTTTCCCAAAGTTTCCACAGTAAGCTTCAGACCTACTGATGGTGTTTATAGAGTAGCAGCACCACCTGCTGGGCACATAAGGGAACAACAGCAGCCACCTACGTCATGTCGTAATCAGACAattctgtttttaatgtataatgAGAGGTGAAATCTCCTCCCAACAGTACAAAAAATATCTAATGACCCTGAactagtgtgtgtttgtagtaaTCCAACAAAAGAGCCaaataaaataagcaaaattttaaaaatctttAGACTGTATTACAGGCATTATATGTTTGgtgaatattttcctttttaaaaatacaaatatgattgCTTGGTTAATATTCTGTATAATTATCCTTATTAGTTAGAAGTAATCTATTTTCGCTAAGGTAACCGATTCCCTGAAAACTgctccattaaaaaaatgaaatgagtgaAAGATGTGACATTTAGCCCTTCAAACCTGGGGCATTAGTTTCCAAAACAAcatctgtcttcttctgttaattaaaatgtacaaacagtTAAAGTGTGAGCATGAAATGTGCTAGGTAAATGTGAGCATGAAATGTGCTAGGTAAATGTGAGCATGAAATGTGCTAGGTAAAGCATTTTAAGTGATATTTCATTTTGgtacaacatttatttcctcATGTACACTTGTGATTTTGTAGCCCTATTAAGTAGATTTTTTAGATGATCAAACGAACACCGATTCTAAACTTGTCAAAACCTGCACATTTCAAATAGAAAAGATGAAATGTCAGTGTTGAGTGTGAACAAAGCACACACTGGGGGGGCTAATGGCTAACACATGACCTTAAATGTTGTACCCCGGTGAAATATAACGTTTTAGCTCTACCAGGACCGGTTTGGTTGGTTTGCTCCATATTCCCTTtatcattaaacacaaaaaaaaaacataaaaccataAATACATGCAGGGACACTGAGACAATAAATGCCATATTCAAACAACAATGGcccaaacatcaacacaaaagtacaacatttgagATAGTTGAGCGAGCTTTAGTCTGACATGAGTGAAGGCTAGCTCCTTCTTTGTCACCACTTCCTGTCCGCCTCCATCACAGAAGCAAAGTGCTCCTTTGCCCGAGCTAAACGTCAACATTACCCTTGATTGCTACCTCACAATTTTCCCATAGTTTCTCCAAATAAGACCGTTAGTGAGGGGAAAAAAGCTCTGGTTTTCTTCCTTTCCAATATCAAGGCAGTCTTAAACTCAGTCCCTCTTTAAGTTAAAGTTTCTCAGGGCAAAACAAACCAGCTTTAGCTGCAGGTTAGAATTGATGGCACCATAGGCAACAGCTGCTCTACATGTgagtcattaaaaacattttattttcacatcctGAATCTTCTCACGAGGTTTCAAGAAGAGGGTTATGTAGTGACACTGGAAGGACTGAAATGATTCTCATTAAATAAGGCCACCTCTACGACGACACACATACAGTTCATCTAGAAAACAAGATGGTAACTctacaagtgttttttttcaatttcaaacgGGAGTGCAATTTCTCTCAGAAGGCACAGTCTGGCATTAATTGGCACATTCTAgctcagttcagttcagttcagcTGAGCCTCCTGGGACCCGGGGCCGGATTGAAACAGTTTATTtgggaggctgctgctgctgcctcaggCTCTCCAGCAGGATTCGCTTGTGGGCGGGGTCGAGCACTCCCGCCTCCTCCAGGTCCTCCTCAGTGATATCACTGTGAAAACAATTACTATTACTCAACAGTAATGCTGTACTTAAAAGAATAACAGtagatatttagtttttattccaACACAGATTCCAGTTGCTACACCTCTTAGTCTATGTACCTGAGGAACTCCAGGTCGTCCCAGCCGTTGTGTAGGAGGCCCTTTTCATACCTCTCTAGTCCCAGTCTCTGCAGCCACTCCCCCACTGAGGATTCCCCGACAGACAAAGACGAGCTACTGCTTCCCCAAAGTGCCTGCGCAGGGGACATTAAATACAGGATTCACTAAAAACTGCTGTAAGAACATTGCAGCTATTCCACAAAAAGTCAGTTAAAGATACAATATGGCGCTCAGGGAAGGGCGAATTGTTCTTCAGTCTGAGAAAGATGCACTAAAACTTAAAGTATTAGACGAAAGGGATCCAGTCCCTGTAGTATGATGATAAAACTGACTGTTTAAACAGTAAGAGGCTTTTACATCAAATTCTAGGAAGCTGGGTTATTCCCAAATGGAAGAGATTTGGGTTTTTAGTACACAAAATGGGATGATGACTTCccaaacaagacacattttaatCCCAACATCTGCCAAAGCATTGACAGtagtattacattttaaaataaataaagtgctcACCTCCTCGGGCATGTCCTCTGCGATACTCTCTGTGATGGCGTTCCTGGGCGGGAAAGTTCTGCAGGCGTCCAGATTTAATCCCATTGGATGCCCTCTAAGCGGCGGCGCAGACGGAGCGCGTTGAGGGTGTCCAGAAAACTCACTCTCACTCAGTGTCTTTGCCATCTGGAGCACAGAACATGACTGGTCGTCCAATGCCCCcgaacctcctcctcctcctcctcccccacctcctcgTCTAAATCCCTCCCCGAGTGCCAGCGGTGCAGCAGAACTGGCTGCTGGGATCCTGACCTCGGCTAGATCTGGGTAAAGAGCGCGAGGTTTGGAGAAGGGAGTCTCTGCCACCATCTCTAGGGCCCCCtttgggagaggaggaggggggaagtCAGGAGGGGGGCGATTCAGCGTGCTTCCAACTGTTGTCCCCACATTCACCACCTGCACTCCTGCTACACCGGCGCCTCCATCGTCCTCTGATGATCCCTCCTCGCTTATAGCGCGGACCGGGTGCCCCGTAGTGGGTCTGCGTGTGTGGGAGGGCCCTGAGGCCACAAAGGGGGGTTTGGTTCGAGCTCCAGCTGAGGCAAGAGGGGCTTTAGTCACCTGGGGGTTTGAGGAGGTAGGAGATGGAAGGAGCTCGGCTGAAAGAGCAGCGGCCGACTGATTAGGAACGCCCTCCAGGATGTAGTAAGCGGGATTATTGTAGCTGTTCTTGCAGACGGATGGATCCCCGTCTGTTCCTTCCTGTTTAGGCCTTCACAACAAAAGCAAGGAAAGAACAGGTGGGTGATGGCTTAGATTTTGATGTTTCATGGGTTTCgtatgtgtcagtgtgtataaatacataaatgtgcATCAGTACCTAGCAGCAGTTTCCTCCTTGATGctcctttctccctcctcaCTGACTTTTCCCAGCTCTCCCAGCTGTTTACGGACCGCAGACGGCCTGCATTCGAGAGCACATCGTAACAAGTCAGTATGTGGAACATAACAGATGATTCAGAACAATAAGCAGGAAAAGTTCATGGAGAATATCTAAACTCTTAATTAAAGCTCCCAAAACGTGACCGCTCCAGCATGTTGGGGCACATCAGGAAAATGGCGAACATGATCAATAAAGTGTTTTCCTTGCAATATaatgatttcttattttcaatACGACAAAATGATGGTATTTCTAAAAGTTTAACTGTATCAATATTGACGGAAAGTTAGTTAAAAAAGCTGTTTCTTCATACTGTTGTAAATGTTTAAGCAAATAAGTCAAAATACTTGCCATTTTATCTTGTGTTATGCGTATATCTTATATAATGTCAATATATAACGGCAGGGAAAGGTAGTGTGCACACCGTACACTAATGTGAAGTATTCTAAAGGATAacaattttaataaaacattcaacTTTTTGCAGTTCACCATAAATCCACATCACATGCAAAATTAAACGAGTAAAGTGTACTGACTTTACGTATTCATGTCCCACTCTGGATGCCAAAGTGGATTTCCCTTTGGGTGCGCCCGTCTCATCCTTGTCCACACTGATCCACTCTGAAATACAACCATAAAAAAATAGCTGTAGGATTAAAAATGAGTGAAACTGCATCATTTGGAGCAAGTTTCCAAACTCCTGAAGGTTAAAAGCCACTTTCATTTGTCTCAACTGCTTCCTTTAAATATGTTCTTGTCCCTGATTAGAACTTTAATTATCACAGTGACATATACAGCACATTACCATAGAGTCTCTCCCTGGTTCCCATCCTTTCAGACGGCACTCTGACCCGCATTAACCCCCTGATGTTTCCCGTTTCCTCGCCACGGTGGGACAGGTAGGTGTGGAactgctgtgctgtgctgcCAATCATAGACTTCAgagccaacacacactctcctggcAGGGGAAGAAACACAGGCATGCTTGTTTGTCAGACTTAAAGTCAACTCACAGCAACACCAAAAACTTAAACACTCTCTTTATACCGTAGGACTCGTATCCGTCCAGGGATTTCACAGTGAGCAGCAGATGTTGGTCCTGCAGGTATTCGACCTCTGAGAGAAGAGGCTTGAGCGTCGTCAGCTGCTTGTTGGACCAGCCCACGCGCAGGAAGTTGACGTTGTCGCTGCTCTGACTGTCGTTCTCATAACTCTTCTTAAACTCTAcagatgagagacagagagagggggatgcAGGGCAGAGGGGGATGGGGGGAGACAACAAAGGGAAtaaggagggaaggagagaaggaagatGATTCATTCAAAGGTACATGGTTCACGGGGGGCGGGGATGCAGCACAGGTCAAACATGGATTTGAGCTTAAAAGGTATACTAACTGCCTGAGatagggggagggagggagacatacgagaagaaaaaacagacacacttttTAAGTATATCCACTTGGGGATAAAGAACGTTTCTGCAAAGGCGTGATTTCCTCACCTTCCAGACAAGTGGAGTAGAATTCGATGAAAAACTTGGTTCTGCTCGCCGTTTTCACTATGGCCTCGATGCTCTCAAACTCAATGTAGGCCTGCTCTGAAGACTTTGGTAGACCTACAATAAAACAAGATGGAAGTAAGGGATGCGGGCAGATCTTAGCCAGTTGTGCAAATAGCATTTACAAAAGACAAGaacaaaattaaagaaaatgcagAAGGAATGAGCCAACAACATTTTGCTTATCATAGATGTAATAATAACTTGTAATGAGTTAGATTATAGTATTGGCATGCACATCCCAAATCATGGGAAAACAAAAGCTGTGATGCTACATCTGCCAACCTAAGAGAACAAAGTATGAATAAACATGTAGAATGAGTTTGATTTTCCTTTCTGTTCTGCCAAACTCATGTTTCTGGTCTCTGTTCAGCTGTGAGTCATTGACCAGACAACAGGAGTTCATCACAAACTGTATATATCCGAGCTGGAAAACAAGAAATCCTAATTAAGTTTCTAAAACGTGCTCACTCTACTTTGAAAATAAGCCGATATGGTTTTGGtcaaattatgtttttgcagCCTGAGAAAGAGCAAGATCAGAAGGAAGAAAGACCAGGATGGAGAATGATTGACAGGAAGTGGAACAAAATAAGGAAGAAGCTCAGTTATTTCAATAGTACCTTTCTTGGAGACAAACTGGGAGGTCACCCCCACCTCGAAGGTACCAAACACAGGGGAATGATCACTGGTCACTATATCATCTGTACATCCTAATAAACAAAGCAGAATATAGGTCAATTAGTCTCCTGTTGATCATAGAAGAGCCCTTATAAAAAGGTTAACAATGTCTAGAGAAAATGTACACCTATAGCCAGTGGCAGAAACAgcttaaaacattttgaaaatctgTTACAatcaattcaaatgtgttgaattattttctaCTGGTGGTCTCACCATAGGAGTTGCAGACAATGTGTGTTTCTGGGTAAGACTTCCACAGGATCCTGTCACACCAGGACGGAACATTAGTCCTCATCTGTGACAGAAATAAGGAAGACGCAGCAGAGATATCAGTTGTCAGAAAACGATCGGAGGAAGTAGATCTGTGATGCTGATCAGTAGGTAAACAAACCCCAGTGGCCTTCTGCTTCTGCCACACATACGTGTCCCTCGAGCCACGTTCGTAACGGTAGGTGGGGGGGAACGAGATCTCTTCTTCCCCTGCAAGCcagtaaacacaaaataaattgttAGGACTCAAAGAAAGTGAGTGGAAAGGCCCCAAAAATATCAATTAatatgatgaacacattaaattgagaataaacaaacagacaattGCTGAATCAAAACACAacgtctctctctttcttttaatgTTGCATACTAGGACACAACACTAGGTGGGagttgtattttgcatcaggatCCCACTTACCTATCCCTATATGCACAGGGAGAGGGGGTAAAACAGTACTGTGAGATAGATAGTAAGACAGTCCGATAGAAAAAACAGGCATACTCACCAAAGCGTAAAAAGACTttgttcttctccctctccaggTTGAGCTGGTCTACCTTCAGCAGGGGCTCAAACTCCTTCCTGTTAATGTAGTTTAAAATCTCCTGCACACAGGGCCACAAAATGAAGTGTCATCCAAACCTGCTCCATTCAATCATTCTGcagcatgtgtgagtgtgtgagtgtgtgtgtgtgtgtgtgtgtgtgtgtgtgtgtgtgtgtgtgtgtgtgtgtgtgtgtgtgtgtttgtgctctaCTTCACCTGTATGTCCATATCCAGCCTGTAGTTGAGGTCTCCAAGCCAGAAGAGGTGTGTAAAGCGCAGTGAGATGTCAAATGAGCTCAGCTGTTTGTCTCCTAGCGACAGCAGGCGTAGGATATCTAGGTAATTCTGGTTCCTCCTGTATGGGTCAAAGGTCACATGTGTTTACAGGTAATAAGACGGTAAAAGATTAATGTGTGATGTCCTCAGACGAACTGTTAAAGTATATCGAAAAGTCATTTGTGTCACAGGTCAAGACCACCACAAGTAAGTGTCTAAATGTAAGGGTTAATAGGTAAGATACCCTGAAATTAAAAGGccataaataatgtgtgtagGACTGTGGGAGGTACCTGGCAATTTTCTCATTCCCTGATGTCAGATGACAGTTCACAAAGCCAAAAGACGTCCCATTGAACATAAAGGACACACCCACAGCTCCTTTGTTccctaaaacaaacaaatcatacaaacaacatttaatacaGCAATTATTTGTCATGGTTTTAATTACAAGCGttcaaaaacaagacaataaaatCATCTTTGATCCTgttgaataaatgaaacatcatcaaaaagttaaataaaacacttctaTCAGAATCTTGAGTTCAGAACAAATAAGAACTTTACTTTTTACAGAGTTTAATCATGGCATTTACTCATAGGGTTaccatgtgttttctttttaatcaaagtCCCATTTTTAGTGTGATCACAAGCGATGAAGTAATACACACCATAATAATCCTTTAACTTTCCCTTCGTTAACAGAAACAAGTCAGAGTTAGATTATGCTGTTATTCcattgttgtcttttttctctAGATTTGGATCGgaaattaaaatatgtgtagGAAGAATAAAGACTGGAATACTGAGAACTGTTGTTACCCAATGTGTTGGCGATGCCGGTCTTGACACTGGACATTCCCACGTGGCTGATCCGGTTCTCGTGTTCCGGTTTCACCAACACAGCAATTTTAATGTTCCACAGAGTTTGCACTGCGATCTACAACCGATAAGAACAACAGACGGTGAGGAACCTACAGTCAGCATTGGTATTTTTATCTTTGCCTCCGGACTTATAGATATGTTTGATCAAGCAGAAATCACTTGACATGCTATAAAATCTTTCCTCACCGGTTTATAATCCAGTTCCGTCTGTTCTTTCAATAAGGCACGCAGCGACTCCACCCATTCCCGATCACACACAGAGTTCTCTTGGCTTCCAAACACGTAAAGGTCATGAGGGATGGTGACCGTCATCTCGTCCAGAGTCTTCCCGAGGCCGCGACACAACACCCATGAGGCCTGAGACTTCGGAGCAGGCACTGAGCCtacagacaaagacaaaatgttacTTTCTCTTCAGAGAATATTAGTAATGCCCTGGAAATTCATCTAACTGTGTCAATTTTGAAGCAATGTTGCGTTACTTGTTCTTTACCGGAGTATTCTCcctttatgctactttatacttctactccactacacttTAGAatccaatattgtactttttactcttactcttacatttatttgacagcttttagTTCCtagttacattttagatttggATCATTAgctattacaaaatataaatcaattattaaataaacgtTGTCATATATTTACAGGTcgagatatccagcagcagcataTACGGTTGTTCAAATTAGCTCTacatttaccagctgtgataaaaacacatcagttaTGTTATTAGTCAcctaaattaatacattttgatgaggatacttctgtacttctacttaGGTAAGATCTCGAacgcaggacttttacttgtgataaactacttttaaaatgtagtattgcTACATTCCCTTAAGtataaaatctgagtacttcttccaccactgctatTAACATAGGTTATGTTGAATCGAAAACCTAATCTAAAAgacataataaatgtgtgtgcatgtgtctcaCCCATATTCCAGGTGCCAATGAAGATGGAAATCATGTCTGGCTCGTCTTGGTTGGAATGTTTGTTCTtcatcagctgcagcagctggcaAAATGCCTCCCGcttctgaaacaaacacacaacacacacacacatcagtccGTGGAAGATGCCACAAAAGGGCACCTTGTTTTTAGGTAGCATTTGAGTTTCATGTGCTTTCACTAaactatttaacatttaaatacatgttatggGTTTACTCCTTAGCAGCTCTCTCATTTAAAGCAGACAACTCTCCTTcgctttttttgttgaattaatTGCTAAGAtatgtgtgtgggtctgtgccACTGataatttgaatataaatgcGTTTGTctatttgaatgaatgaaagagTATACTTTGTTACATCCATAAATGTATGTGTGAGGCAGTGTGCGAGTGTCTGTGTGCAGACCTTGGCACTGGCAAAGATGAAGTCTTTCCTCTGGCTCTTGTCCTTCTCCTTCTCAAAAACAATGCCCAGTTTATTCTGCACACGCTGAGACTTGATCAGCTGACGGACTGAGACAGACAAATACACAGACATACCGGAGACAGAAGGTCAGGGataggaagaaagaaaaagcgaGGTCAGCGAATCGAATGAATGGAGTTAAAGCTGGTTCAAACGAAGGAGGGAGAACAACAACAAGGCATAACAAGTAAATAATAGACTCTAcaaattgtgagaaaaaaagttcatttttcatttaatccTCATTTATAATTTTGCCTTAAACTCAAATTCACCTCAAACTGATACCGTAAAGAAAACTATATTGGAACAGGTTTGGATCCATTAATACATTATATCACTTACAATGGAACCCACAGACATtaaacagagacatttaaaacTGACACATGAATCAGGGTTTCACACAGCAGAGGCAGGAGGCATCTAGCTCAAAATACATCATATGACATCAAGTAACAGAGTAGAGTTGCTCTTACACACAGAAGATGCCACACAATGGATGAATGTGGCTATTGTTAGCCTTTCTACAAGCAAAATTGATCACAAGATGACATACTTCACTATCCGTGCTGCATACTCTGTTAAACAGATTTCTGAGGGGTGGGACATGTATTGATTACTTATatgaagtgtttgtgtgattcATACTTTTTTCATGTGTAAAGGTGGTCCAGTCCTCTTGGCTGTCCTTCACCTTCTTCATCACCACCAGTCGTCCTCCCTCCACGTCCACAGACAGAGTGTACTTCTGACTCTTCCCGATCTTTGTCAGCTCCGCCAGGTAGACATCCATCTTTACCTGGAaagattcagaatcagaaagaggtttattgccaagtaggtcaACACATACAATAAATGTGTCTTGGTGttgcacatcaaaataaaaccaaaattgGGATTGTGATAAAAATCGATTATAagataaaatatagaaatatttacattgaacTGTAAGTGTACCCGTAGAGGAGGaggattaaaaaacacacaaacttacACAAAATGGAGGagcattttataaatgtgtccACAGAGCTCTCAACTTTCTTTTAATCTCAGATATTTCACACCACAAGGGGTCTCCAAAATGAAAGTAGTCAGCTCATTTGCCCcctctcttttttaaaaattatggTTATCACATACAAAACAAGCCTGAGTCTTACATCTTGGTTATAAACAGAAAGATAGgaattcagatttcttttatAATCGCTCACAAGGACCTGATTTTTTACACATAACTCTTAGCTGTCCACATATAAAGACAGAAATGCATTCAGACTTTAAGTCCTATCATGTGAACCCTAAcagagtttgtttgtgtcagtgGATAATTCAGGTGCCACATCTTAAACATAATTCATCGTAACAACCCTTCTGTTCCTGTGCAACAGGAAGCTGCTGAAAACAGGtcaccacagaggatgcagacTTGGCTCACAGCTAATATTTTAAAGCCTTaacctcctcttcccctccgtCTCACACTTTTCCCGATTTACAGATAATTATTAGCTTTTTTCTCTTAACCTCTTCACTCCTACTATGAAATCTGTATAAGTATATGAGATACTATTTCTGCAcactttcagaataaaacacaatgtcagTTATCCACATGTACTTGCATACCTATTGTGCGATTGAGTGCATAAAACCAAAAAGTGACAAATATCATATTCCTCGTTAAAGCCACTGAAGATGCCACAGGATGTGCATTACAAACATTCCTGTGGTTTCACATCGGCTCTGCTGACAAACTTCCTGCAATGTGTTGAGGAATATATGACTTCATACTCCGTTTACTGTATTTCAGGTTCATTCTGTTCTCGGTGAAACGAAACCACCAATCCTGCAAActatctttaaataaatcataactAGCTTCAGACAGATTCTCAAGTTTGCCCTGAAGTCTTAAATCTACTCAACAATTCTAATTAAGACATTTAGCTCAATTGACAATAGTGGAAAAAGCTTTGATGTCTCATACTGGAAACTGGGATAATTTAGTATGTATAAGTGAGCAGTATGTTTAGCAAGTATGTTAGTATTTACTTTGATACTTCAGATATGTATCGCATCACATTTCCCTGATAAGATAAAAGGTGGAAAATAGTTTCAGTTTTAAGGTAATGCCCATCCTAGAGAGATGTCAAAAGATAATAACAAATGACATTACCGATTATGTCACCCTGCAGGGAGAGAACCATGAATAAAACGTGTGTAGCTGTTGTGTGGGAAGACGTACCTCGAAAGCCTGCACAGGGATGGCTTTGCTGTGACgcatggagagaggaggaagggagcaTGGAGAGGACAGACTCATGTCCTGGAGAGCTTTCAGAGCCTAAGGCgacaaagagagagaatgagagcaccgacaattataaaaaacacacagaaacaaacagattAACTGTAAAGTTTTCAGCTTCACTGCGGTGTCAACAAGGAAACACTTTCCCATTTCCTGAATGTGATTTAACAGGAGCAAAAAAAGGTGGAGCCAGTGACATCACATGATCCATGACATGCAGCCTCATTACACCGAGGCCACTTCCTTCCCTGGCAGCTTAAAGCCTCCTTATAAATGAAGTCCAAGTAGGAATGGTGTCACTTGTTAACGCGGCAGAGTTGCTCAAAATTCCAAACCGGGGATAAAAGCAAAAAGTCTAATGGGTGTCGTACactgtgcaaaaaaacacagtttagcATGACAAAATCAAAATAACCTTTCATTTATGACCTACATGTTACACCCTCTTCATCTGGCTCTCTGAGTGTTACAAATTATGCAAGATATTTTAAAAGGCTTGCAACAACAAATGGACAATGGCAGCTTGATCAAGAAATGTCACAAATCAGCACTCCCTTTCAAGTGCAGAAAAtaactctctctttctcctctctcaccacacacacactctctctctctcaccacacacacacacacacacacacacacacacacacaacacacacacacacacacacacacacacacacacacacacacacacacacacacacacaccagcctggAGTTATCATGCTGGGCTAGACATGCAGCCAGCAGGGCAGATGATCCATCATATGGGGAGGGTTATCTAAACTAACCACCGCCAACAagcaacagctgtgtgtgtgtgtgtgtgtgtgtgtgtgtgtgtgtgtgtgtgtgtgtgtgtgtgtgtgtgtgtgtgtgtgtgtgtgtgtgtgtgtgtgtgtgtgtgtgtgtgtgtgtgtgtgtgtgtgtgtgtgtaccttcttCTCTATGGAGGACAGCAGGTCTTTGAGTATTGCTAGCTTGGTCACAAGGTTCTCCAACTCCTGGTCTCCACCCTGATTCACCGACTGATGGACGagataaaacaaagacagaacaaCGGGTCAGAGGTTAGATAGAAAAAGAATGAGTGTAGTGTAGGAAGACTGTGAATCTGAGTGAGTAAATTGAACGcctaaatgatgtgttttgttgagactttacacaaaaaaaatggtCCAAAATGTAGAAATGGCACAGCTAACACACAACGTTCACAAGCTACGTAGCAAGCTACACATGTATGCATAAATCACAGTGTTTTTTGCTTGATGACTTAAGGTAATACAAAACGTATGCCACCAGTCAATCCATCATGTAACTTAAGAGATAACTATTTAAAGATATTATTTCAACCCTATTTATACATGGAAAGCAACACAACCACACACGACTATTGGCAAACATTGCAAATAAGACACCCCTACATGCACATAGCctacagagacaaacacaaacaacgtCGTGCTAGTTTTGCCCtgtgaaatattatttatgtgCATGTCACAGCTGTCCCCAGAAGTCCCTGGAGAAAAATGACACccactacagtgtgtgtgtgtgtatgtgtgtgtgtgtgtgtgtgtgtgtgtgtgtgtgtgtgtgtgtgtgtgtgtgtgtgtgtgtgacagctccATATTATAGCACTCCTTGCATGTATAGGTCACAATTTGTGTTTTCATGAGCTTGTTAATGACTGTCTCCTATTCTGATAGGCTGAACTTTGCTAGTATTCGCTAGTAAGCAAGGCTTTTCACTTGTTACTTAAGGACATTATGTCAcctatttctgttttattcatctGTTTAACTCCATACATTTTTGCAGTGAGACACAAAACTGAGAGAATAGAGAAGTGGATGTTTGGGAAGTGGGGTGGCTGTATTCTTAGGGAAGCTTCCTTTTTAATAAGGGTTTCAAAATGATCAGCTGTCCATAAATACTCTTAACTGATTGAATATAAACGCAGACCAAacatactacacatactgtacatagtATACTGTCTAAAGCAGGAATGCAGAAAAGGGCTTAAATACACTGCCACTTTCATGGTGTTAAAAAAGGAGGCAGGAGGAAGGCTTCTGattaaaatacacatacacacacatacagaggcAAACATGTGTACCTGCTGGATCATCTTGGAGACCATGAAAGCACTCTGCTGATCAAACACTTTAGACAGGATCTCCAGGCCAGACAGAACTTTATCCACCTCCCTGGTTCGGGAAACAAAGAGAGATGTATAGTTTACTTCATTTAGATCTGACTAAAGCCAATCTATAAAGTATATGTATGCAAGCATgatgaaacctttttttattcctaGCCTGTTTAATATAGTACATT includes the following:
- the inppl1a gene encoding phosphatidylinositol 3,4,5-trisphosphate 5-phosphatase 2A isoform X2; this encodes MGEKDAPAHREVDKVLSGLEILSKVFDQQSAFMVSKMIQQSVNQGGDQELENLVTKLAILKDLLSSIEKKALKALQDMSLSSPCSLPPLSMRHSKAIPVQAFEVKMDVYLAELTKIGKSQKYTLSVDVEGGRLVVMKKVKDSQEDWTTFTHEKIRQLIKSQRVQNKLGIVFEKEKDKSQRKDFIFASAKKREAFCQLLQLMKNKHSNQDEPDMISIFIGTWNMGSVPAPKSQASWVLCRGLGKTLDEMTVTIPHDLYVFGSQENSVCDREWVESLRALLKEQTELDYKPIAVQTLWNIKIAVLVKPEHENRISHVGMSSVKTGIANTLGNKGAVGVSFMFNGTSFGFVNCHLTSGNEKIARRNQNYLDILRLLSLGDKQLSSFDISLRFTHLFWLGDLNYRLDMDIQEILNYINRKEFEPLLKVDQLNLEREKNKVFLRFGEEEISFPPTYRYERGSRDTYVWQKQKATGMRTNVPSWCDRILWKSYPETHIVCNSYGCTDDIVTSDHSPVFGTFEVGVTSQFVSKKGLPKSSEQAYIEFESIEAIVKTASRTKFFIEFYSTCLEEFKKSYENDSQSSDNVNFLRVGWSNKQLTTLKPLLSEVEYLQDQHLLLTVKSLDGYESYGECVLALKSMIGSTAQQFHTYLSHRGEETGNIRGLMRVRVPSERMGTRERLYEWISVDKDETGAPKGKSTLASRVGHEYVKPSAVRKQLGELGKVSEEGERSIKEETAARPKQEGTDGDPSVCKNSYNNPAYYILEGVPNQSAAALSAELLPSPTSSNPQVTKAPLASAGARTKPPFVASGPSHTRRPTTGHPVRAISEEGSSEDDGGAGVAGVQVVNVGTTVGSTLNRPPPDFPPPPLPKGALEMVAETPFSKPRALYPDLAEVRIPAASSAAPLALGEGFRRGGGGGGGGGGSGALDDQSCSVLQMAKTLSESEFSGHPQRAPSAPPLRGHPMGLNLDACRTFPPRNAITESIAEDMPEEALWGSSSSSLSVGESSVGEWLQRLGLERYEKGLLHNGWDDLEFLSDITEEDLEEAGVLDPAHKRILLESLRQQQQPPK